TCGTGGGTGCCGGCCTTCGCATGAATTTTTCCGGAGTGCGGATCTAGACCTTGATCTCAAACTCCTTCCGGTAGCTGCCCTTCAGCATGGCATTCGCCTTCTCCGCGTTTGCACCGGTGAATTGCTCGCCCTTTTCTGCCCTTTCGAGGGCGGGCCCGAGGCGGATCCCTTGCTTCGCGACATCCACACCATTGGCCGCCAGGTGAACCTCCATGCGCTCCACGGCTTCCACGCCGGCGGGATGATCAAAGGCGGCCTTCACCGCATCCACCGGCTGTGTTTCGCCGAGGCGCCAGGAGATGTTTCCGATGTGAGCCAGAGCCGAGGAAAGGTGCCCGTTCTCCGCGGAGTACATCCGCTCCTGCTTCTTCGAGTGGACTGAATCGATCCACGTCTGGAAGTGCGAGCGGCCGCCCGAGAAACGCTTCAGCTCCTTTCCGTCCTTGTCGAAGATCGCGCAGTTCCCCGCGTGGTCTCCGGAAAGCCAGCCGCCCTCGTACTCCATGACGTTGCCGATCTGCTCGCCTTTGAAGGAATCCATCCCGCTGGAGTAGTCGACGTCTTTCATTGGCAGGCCGCGCACCTCGAAGAGAATCGGTGCAGGATCGTACTTCAGCAAAACCAGCTGGGTATTCGCCCATTCGCCATCGTCCTTGTGCGCATAGCGGTCGCCGCAGGAGATCACCACGTGCGGCAGCATCTCCGGATCCCCCAGCGCCCAGCGGCATACATCCAGCTGGTGCGGGCCTTGGTTGCCCAGATCCCCGTTTCCGTAAGCGAATTGCCAGTGCCAATCATAGTGGAATCTCTCGCGATGCACGTCCGTCATTTCGCGCGGGCCACACCACAGATTGTAGTCCACTTCCGCTGGCGGTTTCAGCGGCGCGGCCACCTTGCCGATGGAGGGGCGCGGCTTGTAGCAGAAGCCGCGGGCCAGCTTCAGTTTGCCGATCTCTCCGCCCTTCACGATCTCGAAGGCCTCCGCCCACGAGGTCTCGGAACGGCGTTGGAAGCCGTGCTGGATGATCACGCCGTACTTCGCCTGCGCGTCCGCCAGCATCCGGCCTTCCCATACATTGTGGGATACCGGCTTCTCTACATAGACATGCTTGCCATTTGCCGCCGCTGTGATGGCGATCAACGCATGGGTGTGATTCGGGGTCGCGATGGTGACGGCGTCGATTTCCTTCGATTCGCACAATTTACGGAAGTCACCGTAGGTCGTCACCTGGACATTGTTCTTCTCCGCCAAGTCCTTCGCCCTTGCCAGCACCGTCGAGTCGCAATCGCAGAGGGCCACCAGACGCGCGCCTTTGGCCGCGATGATGCCTTCCACGTGGTTCATCCCCCGGCCGTTCAGGCCGATCACCGCCACGCGGAGTTCGGAGTTGGCTCCTTGGGCGCGGGCATGCGGGGCTAGCAAGGACCAGGTTCCCGCGAAGGCGGAGGTGCCGAGGAAATGACGACGCTTCATTTGGGTTTGGAAAAGGAGGCCCACCGCTCGGCCAGCTTGGCGGATTCCAAGCTGCCATGATGTAGGACAACTCCATAACGGAACACGAGGGTCTCTCCTTTCTTCAGGACGTGATCGCCGGTGTGAGT
This portion of the Luteolibacter luteus genome encodes:
- a CDS encoding Gfo/Idh/MocA family protein → MKRRHFLGTSAFAGTWSLLAPHARAQGANSELRVAVIGLNGRGMNHVEGIIAAKGARLVALCDCDSTVLARAKDLAEKNNVQVTTYGDFRKLCESKEIDAVTIATPNHTHALIAITAAANGKHVYVEKPVSHNVWEGRMLADAQAKYGVIIQHGFQRRSETSWAEAFEIVKGGEIGKLKLARGFCYKPRPSIGKVAAPLKPPAEVDYNLWCGPREMTDVHRERFHYDWHWQFAYGNGDLGNQGPHQLDVCRWALGDPEMLPHVVISCGDRYAHKDDGEWANTQLVLLKYDPAPILFEVRGLPMKDVDYSSGMDSFKGEQIGNVMEYEGGWLSGDHAGNCAIFDKDGKELKRFSGGRSHFQTWIDSVHSKKQERMYSAENGHLSSALAHIGNISWRLGETQPVDAVKAAFDHPAGVEAVERMEVHLAANGVDVAKQGIRLGPALERAEKGEQFTGANAEKANAMLKGSYRKEFEIKV